A single window of Crassostrea angulata isolate pt1a10 chromosome 8, ASM2561291v2, whole genome shotgun sequence DNA harbors:
- the LOC128159126 gene encoding EF-hand calcium-binding domain-containing protein 10-like: MGFFSKKIFVYINVFLISQNIKIIYSIFFYLQFLNCCHDNYKSSKMSSTASTVGRDVEAREYLEQHRVLELFNNMTSQLIYNRPENPKKYMIDLLEKLQRSRATKHDYPCLFDDTNIQSVYNMLDPTNRGFITLQQYKEAMDTLGISPVNEKVEGASEDKINFDTFLSQARSGLSKASATFQAS; the protein is encoded by the exons atggg atttttctctaaaaaaatatttgtgtataTTAATGTATTCCTTATAtcacaaaacattaaaattatctactctATATTTTTTTACCTTCAATTTCTCAACTGTTGCCATGACAATTACAAGTCATCAAAGATGTCGTCCACAGCAAGTACGGTTGGTCGTGATGTCGAAGCGAGGGAATACCTCGAACAACATCGAGTGTTGGAGCTTTTCAATAACATGACTTCACAACTCATATACAACAGACCAG aaaaccCAAAGAAGTATATGATTGATTTACTCGAGAAACTGCAGCGATCCCGAGCTACTAAACACGACTACCCCTGTCTGTTTGACGACACAAATATCCAGTCTGTGTACAACATGCTGGACCCCACAAACCGGGGATTTATCACACTACAACAGTACAAAGAAG CTATGGATACTCTAGGAATTAGCCCAGTCAATGAAAAAGTTGAAGGTGCAAGCGAAGacaaaatcaactttgatacaTTCCTCTCTCAAGC GAGGTCTGGTCTAAGTAAAGCATCAGCAACATTCCAAGCATCATAA